Proteins encoded by one window of Brevibacterium atlanticum:
- a CDS encoding TenA family protein, with amino-acid sequence MTTAELDTTVTVTADGAVANLRRSTDREWAEAVDHRFVRELFAGTIDDAVMRDYLVQDYQFFESFLSMLGACVAHADELDAKLRFAKQLGMLVAEEDTYFVDSFAELGVRPADYLDPALAAPTAGFRDLMDGAVTSAEYPQLLIVLVVAEWLYLDWAESQDAVPSRQVHRGWIDLHRGDAFREWVQFLVDELERVLPAGAAESSETDRLTRIWQRAVDLECAFFDNVYREDSHRRTADPSSSSLT; translated from the coding sequence ATGACAACGGCAGAACTCGACACAACCGTCACGGTGACCGCCGACGGAGCTGTCGCGAACCTACGCAGATCGACCGACAGAGAATGGGCGGAGGCCGTCGACCACCGGTTCGTTCGCGAGCTCTTCGCCGGCACCATCGACGACGCCGTCATGCGGGACTATCTCGTGCAGGACTACCAGTTCTTCGAGTCGTTCCTGTCCATGCTCGGAGCGTGCGTCGCCCATGCCGATGAGCTCGATGCGAAGCTGCGGTTCGCCAAGCAGCTGGGGATGCTCGTCGCCGAGGAGGACACCTATTTCGTCGACTCCTTCGCCGAACTGGGAGTCAGGCCCGCCGACTACCTCGACCCCGCGCTGGCGGCACCGACGGCTGGCTTCCGGGATCTCATGGACGGTGCCGTCACCTCGGCGGAGTATCCGCAGCTGCTCATCGTGCTCGTCGTCGCCGAGTGGCTCTACCTCGATTGGGCGGAGTCTCAAGACGCGGTCCCTTCGCGGCAGGTGCACCGAGGCTGGATCGACCTGCACCGAGGTGACGCCTTCCGGGAGTGGGTGCAGTTCCTCGTCGACGAACTCGAACGCGTCCTCCCCGCCGGAGCGGCCGAATCCAGCGAAACCGACCGCCTGACCCGCATCTGGCAGCGGGCCGTCGACCTCGAGTGCGCCTTCTTCGACAACGTCTACCGGGAGGATTCTCACCGACGCACGGCAGACCCTTCGTCCAGCTCACTGACCTAG
- a CDS encoding nucleoside/nucleotide kinase family protein produces the protein MTMTRQAVLGELLDRVRSVRRGGRALIAIDGLDGAGKSVLVSELVDLATRGDARPPAEDNRPLASVSIDGFHLPRSVRYAHGRGPESFYRDSYDYASFVDTVVAPLRRGGPIVPSVWDVDADEPVTPEPLDLPDDCVLLVDGIFLHRPELRDLWDAGVWVEVPFTVSVPRGNARFPHLNDADPESESNRRYVGGQRLYFAEAAPWDHATWVLDNTDLDRPTLIR, from the coding sequence ATGACGATGACACGGCAGGCGGTGCTGGGCGAGCTCCTCGACCGTGTCCGCTCCGTTCGCCGAGGCGGCCGTGCCCTCATCGCGATCGACGGCCTTGATGGCGCCGGCAAGTCCGTACTCGTCTCCGAACTCGTCGACCTCGCGACCCGGGGCGATGCCCGGCCGCCGGCAGAGGACAACCGCCCCCTGGCAAGTGTGAGCATCGACGGCTTCCACCTCCCCCGGTCGGTGCGGTACGCACACGGCCGTGGCCCCGAGTCCTTCTATCGGGATTCCTACGACTACGCGTCGTTCGTCGACACTGTCGTCGCCCCGCTGCGCCGCGGCGGTCCGATCGTCCCTTCGGTGTGGGACGTCGACGCCGATGAACCTGTCACGCCTGAACCCCTCGACCTGCCCGATGACTGCGTTCTCCTCGTCGACGGGATCTTCCTCCACCGCCCCGAACTCCGAGATCTCTGGGATGCCGGCGTGTGGGTCGAGGTGCCGTTCACCGTCTCCGTGCCCCGCGGCAACGCGCGGTTCCCGCACCTGAATGATGCCGATCCCGAGTCCGAGTCCAACCGCCGTTACGTCGGCGGGCAGAGGCTCTACTTCGCCGAGGCGGCCCCGTGGGACCATGCCACCTGGGTTCTCGACAACACCGATCTTGACCGACCGACACTGATCCGGTGA
- a CDS encoding phytoene desaturase family protein → MSTEVDAVVVGSGPNGLAAAVTLARAGLAVEVFEAQPTIGGGARTLDLGLAPGITHDICSAVHPLAIASPFFAEFDLRARGMELTTPEISYAQPLDGKPAALAFHDLETTVDHLGEAGPEWRRFFAPLLDRADDSVWLSLGDKRSVPPTLRDLPGLANVVKFGLRLLGQASPAWNIPLSHESTQALFTGVASHAIGGLPAMGTAATATMLSMLAHDVGWPSPIGGSQAIIDELVADLEAHGGTVHTDARIDHVSDMPAARAYLLDTSALNAAQIFAGLLPAHVDRALRGFKNGNAAAKVDFVLDGPVPWADPAVGRAGTIHVGGSRAQMAAAEATVMSGRMPADPVCLVSDPTVFDPSREVNGLRPLWTYCHVPFDCPIDPTEYITRQIERFAPGFRDRIVAHHAIPASEMAGHNQNYTGGDIATGVVSFYRMMARPRTSWDNYSLGVPGAFLCSAATPPAPGVHGMNGWFAARRVLKSHFGIDEAPSLAP, encoded by the coding sequence ATGAGCACTGAGGTGGATGCAGTCGTCGTCGGATCGGGACCGAACGGCTTGGCGGCCGCGGTCACTCTGGCTCGCGCCGGACTCGCGGTCGAGGTATTCGAGGCGCAGCCGACGATCGGCGGCGGTGCCCGCACCCTCGACCTCGGACTCGCCCCGGGCATCACTCACGACATCTGCTCGGCCGTGCATCCGCTGGCGATCGCCAGTCCCTTCTTCGCCGAGTTCGACCTCCGTGCCCGCGGCATGGAGCTGACGACCCCGGAGATCTCCTACGCCCAGCCGCTCGACGGCAAGCCGGCGGCACTGGCCTTCCACGATCTCGAGACGACGGTCGACCACCTCGGCGAGGCGGGGCCGGAATGGCGACGCTTCTTCGCGCCCCTGCTTGACCGTGCGGACGATTCCGTGTGGCTCTCGCTTGGGGACAAACGGTCGGTCCCGCCGACCCTGCGCGACCTTCCCGGGCTCGCGAATGTCGTGAAGTTCGGGCTGCGACTGCTCGGTCAGGCCAGCCCCGCCTGGAACATTCCGCTCTCTCACGAGTCCACTCAGGCCCTGTTCACCGGCGTCGCCTCGCATGCGATCGGCGGGCTGCCGGCGATGGGCACGGCCGCGACGGCGACGATGCTCTCAATGCTCGCCCACGACGTCGGCTGGCCCTCCCCCATCGGCGGATCACAGGCAATCATCGATGAGCTCGTCGCTGATCTCGAGGCCCACGGTGGGACGGTGCACACCGATGCGCGCATCGATCATGTCTCGGATATGCCCGCGGCTCGCGCGTACCTGCTCGACACCTCGGCGCTGAATGCCGCGCAGATCTTCGCGGGGCTCCTGCCCGCCCACGTCGACCGCGCACTGCGCGGGTTCAAGAACGGCAATGCCGCGGCGAAGGTCGATTTCGTGCTCGACGGCCCCGTGCCCTGGGCGGATCCAGCTGTCGGTCGCGCCGGAACGATCCACGTCGGCGGGTCGCGGGCTCAGATGGCCGCCGCCGAGGCGACGGTGATGTCCGGACGCATGCCCGCCGATCCCGTGTGCCTCGTCTCCGACCCGACCGTCTTCGACCCGTCCCGCGAGGTGAACGGGCTGCGGCCGCTGTGGACGTACTGCCACGTTCCCTTCGACTGCCCGATCGACCCGACCGAATACATCACCCGTCAGATCGAACGCTTCGCGCCCGGGTTCCGAGATCGGATCGTCGCGCACCATGCGATCCCCGCCTCGGAGATGGCCGGGCACAACCAGAACTACACCGGCGGCGACATCGCCACCGGGGTCGTGTCCTTCTACCGGATGATGGCCAGGCCGCGCACGAGCTGGGACAACTACAGCCTCGGCGTTCCGGGTGCCTTCCTGTGCTCGGCGGCGACCCCGCCGGCACCGGGCGTGCACGGAATGAACGGCTGGTTCGCCGCCCGCCGTGTTCTCAAGTCCCACTTCGGGATCGACGAGGCCCCGAGTCTGGCACCCTGA